CTTTTTCCAGCTGGTCTTTTGCAGGACTTGAAGAGGGGGGAAGGTTACGGGTTTTTCCATCCGGTTTAAAAGTTATAGGAGCTGGCCCTCCCAGAATTAACGCTTTCAGAGTGTTATCAAAAAGATTTCGTGTAGACTCAACTTGTTGCCTTGCTGTTGGGTTGATTTTTTTTGTTTTTTGAAATTCAAGCATAAATGCAAGAGTTTCTTTTGACATTTTTTGGGAGAGCATTCTTTGCCTTCCAGCAAGGTTGACTACCAGACCATCAGTCTTTTGATCATTGGTAATAAAGAAGGTGCTTATAAACATAGATAAGACCACCAGCGCCATAAGCGTAAATGCTATTAAAAACTTTATTCTTAGACCCATTTTTACCTCCGCATTTCAAGCCTAGATTATTAAAATTATCATGAAAAGAAATTGGAAACAATAATGTCTAATATTTTGTTAAAACTTTCTGCGATGGATGCAGAAATGATCAAAGTATTAGCTACAAGATGAAGTTCATTCTGAGAAATTGATAAGGCGGTATAAATTTTGAAACTTTTGTTAAAATCTGCTGGTTTTGTGAAGGGATCTGGGACTAGTAATCAACTATTGGGAATTAGGGCAATTGGAGTATTATTTTAGTGCAGTGATGCCCGCATGACTCATATAGCACCACCCCCTAAGAGCTGAACTTTTAAAAGGTTATTAATAATAAAAAAGGCCTTACGTTTTTAAAAACGTAAGGCCTTTGAAATTTTGTGGTCTGGGCAGAGAGATTAGGACTCTCGGTGTCTTGTTTTAGAGCATGGGGTTTTCTTTGTAATAATTGAAATAATTCAAATTTCATCATGTTTACAAGCTCTTCATTGGTTATCATAAACCTTAAAGCTTCGCGGATAACTTCGTTGGCATTATTGTAATGTCCTGACTGAACTTTGATTCTTACCTATTCTTCCAATTCAGGAGTTAGTGAAATGTGCATGTTTTCTCCTTTGTTTGGATAAATATAAGGTCGGATACAAGGAGTCTCAAAGTTTGGAGAGTAGAGGCTTGTTCTGATTTAGTGTCTAACAAACTGATGCAACTCGTCATAGCTTTACGAGACGAGTTCATAAATTCTCCCCACTCTTTGATAGGTGTATGAAGTTCTTTTTGTGATAGTAGGTTTGGATGCCTGTCTATGGACTGACTCTCGTGTTCTGGTTGACAAAGTAAGTGCTAGAGTTATTGTGTCAATATTTATGGGTGGAAATGTTATGAAATGGAGATAATATGTCCGACAGAGATCGTTTAGGTGGTACATCTTTAGATAAAGGTGTCTCGGCAATTAAAGCAGCATCAAGTGTTGTTCCCGCTGGCGGTTTTTTTGCTGAGCTAGTTACGACCTTTATTCCAAACCAACGGATAGATAGAATAGAGACATTTATAAAAAGACTTGATGATCGGATTGAACTTCTTGAAGAGAAAGAAGCTAAAAGATTTCATGAAAGGAAAGTTAACCCAGAATATATAGCTTTATTTGAAGATGGAGCCTTTCAAGTTGCACGTAGTACATCAGAAGAAAGAATTAAATATATTTCATCTATAGTTATCAATGGCATGACCTGTAAGCAAATTAATGCGCTTGAAGCTAGGTATTTATTAGCTCTTTTGAATGATATTAATGACATTGAGGTCATATGGCTCTGTTATCTATCTCTTTATGTGGGGACAGATGAGTATGAAGATTACTATGAGACACATTACGATCTTTTGAAACCAATTTCTCGTGAGTTAGGTCAACCTAACGAAGTTTATGATGCTGCTGCGCTTCAAGATAGTTATAAGGAACATCTTGAAAGACTAAAACTCATTAAATTGTCGAATAAAAACTATCATGCGACAACATTGGGTAAGCTGGTGTTGAGGTTGGCTGATCTTTAAATATGATTGTCAAATTAAGTTGGTGTGTAGGAGTTTTCAATGGGCGATACCAGTCAGAGTATTAGTATTGCAGGAAAGGAAATCTTAATCCTCGCAAATGAAAATGACGAAGAATATATATATCAAGACTTGGTGAATCATCTTAGAAAGTACAATGTTTTTGAGTCATTGAACTGGATAGGTAAGAAATCTTATGAATCATCAAATTCACTAAAAGCTAGCATAGATCATATCTTAGCCTATCTTTCTATGGTCTTGATACGCCATAGCAATGATTTCCGCGGATATGAGCTTGATGAACAAGGTCTCTTGTTTGCTGCAAAGATGTATATGAATCTTAAAGACCCTTTGCATGATGATGGCGATGGTGTTGCCTATTTATTGCGACATGGATCGATTTCTTGGGATTTTGTTCGTCCATCCGAGTATCTCATCCCTCGAACATACTTATTGTACTCAAGATTGTGGGACGAATGTGACAAGACAACTATAGATGTCAAAGATGATATTCAAAATTTAACTGGCTTCA
The nucleotide sequence above comes from Maridesulfovibrio bastinii DSM 16055. Encoded proteins:
- a CDS encoding type II toxin-antitoxin system ParD family antitoxin — translated: MKVQSGHYNNANEVIREALRFMITNEELVNMMKFELFQLLQRKPHALKQDTESPNLSAQTTKFQRPYVFKNVRPFLLLITF